One genomic window of Candidatus Bathyarchaeota archaeon includes the following:
- a CDS encoding valine--tRNA ligase, whose product MGIKNPLPKTYVPAVHEGKWQEAWQRWGLHSFNREDKVRQTYSIDTPPPYPSGEFHLGNALNWCYIDFVARYKRMRGFNVHFPQGWDCHGLPTEVRAEKLYGIRKRDVPLQEFKEICIRLTDDYIEKMRAAMKAMGYSMDWSLEYRTMDPTYYRATQLSFIILYERGYIYRGEHPVNWCPRCETAIAEAEVVYSERESELVYLYFDPEGVRITIATTRPELLPACVAVAVNPNDERYRPYLGLEVEVPIFKRRVKILADDDVDPKFGTGVVMVCTFGDKTDVKWQKKYGLPVVNLVTEDGRLSDDAGDYAGLNVGDARANIITDLKKKGLLYKSEKISQSVGCCWRCHTPVEIISRRQWFMRTRDMTDQVLEWTDKVNWIPSFSKHRMIDWARSLDWDWVISRQRVFATPIPVWYCKRCGQVLVAKKEWLPVDPRFEKPRESECPNCGGAEFTGESDVMDTWMDSSITCAVHAGWPDNEEHFNRLFPADLQPNGLDIIRTWDYYLMVKHLALFGEAPYKTVLVNGMVRGADGRMMHKSFGNYVEAFEAISKYGADSIRQWAAGGAATGYDLQFNWGEIEYGKRFLTKLWNAARFIHSNLIDYEDGEVQLELIDRWLMSKLQKLTSTVTEAYESFQFNMALEAIRDFTWHILCDQYLEAVKHRLYRTGLESSRRKAAQYTLYHSLLRIIQLLAPICPHICEAIYQVLPLKENLPRSIHLNPWPQPDSELISGEAESCGDAILAVIAEVRRIKSERHISLKQPIDHLKIYVADELFSAMEASREDIGEVLHSMKVEVEILSTESFGREVKDHPNIRVDIKI is encoded by the coding sequence ATGGGGATAAAGAATCCTTTGCCCAAGACGTATGTTCCGGCGGTGCATGAGGGTAAGTGGCAGGAGGCTTGGCAGAGGTGGGGCCTCCACAGCTTCAACCGTGAAGATAAGGTGAGACAGACCTACAGTATAGATACTCCACCACCATATCCGAGTGGCGAGTTTCATCTTGGAAACGCCTTGAACTGGTGTTACATAGACTTTGTTGCAAGATACAAGAGGATGAGGGGCTTCAACGTCCATTTCCCTCAAGGATGGGACTGCCACGGCTTACCTACAGAGGTCAGGGCTGAGAAACTCTACGGCATAAGGAAGAGGGACGTCCCACTTCAAGAGTTTAAGGAGATCTGCATCAGGTTGACGGATGATTACATTGAGAAGATGAGGGCCGCCATGAAGGCCATGGGATACTCCATGGATTGGAGCTTAGAGTACAGGACGATGGACCCCACATATTACAGGGCTACTCAACTCTCATTCATCATCCTCTATGAGAGAGGCTACATATACAGGGGTGAGCATCCTGTGAACTGGTGTCCGAGATGTGAAACGGCAATAGCTGAGGCTGAGGTCGTCTACTCTGAACGTGAGAGTGAACTGGTATATCTCTACTTTGATCCGGAAGGTGTGAGGATCACAATAGCAACAACCAGACCTGAACTCTTACCTGCCTGCGTAGCTGTAGCTGTCAATCCCAATGATGAGAGGTACAGGCCATATTTAGGATTGGAGGTTGAGGTTCCTATCTTTAAACGTAGGGTGAAGATTCTTGCAGATGATGATGTCGATCCAAAATTTGGGACAGGAGTTGTTATGGTATGTACATTCGGGGATAAGACCGACGTTAAATGGCAGAAGAAGTATGGTCTGCCCGTAGTCAATCTAGTCACTGAGGATGGGAGGTTGAGCGATGATGCTGGAGATTATGCTGGACTGAATGTTGGAGATGCAAGGGCCAACATCATAACTGACTTGAAAAAGAAAGGTCTCCTATACAAGTCTGAGAAGATAAGTCAGAGCGTAGGCTGCTGCTGGAGATGCCATACACCTGTAGAGATAATCTCCAGGAGACAATGGTTCATGAGAACACGCGACATGACTGATCAGGTTCTAGAATGGACGGATAAGGTGAACTGGATCCCATCATTCTCTAAGCATAGAATGATAGACTGGGCTAGATCCTTGGATTGGGACTGGGTCATATCGAGGCAGAGGGTTTTTGCGACACCAATACCTGTATGGTACTGTAAAAGGTGCGGCCAAGTCCTAGTGGCCAAGAAGGAATGGTTGCCTGTCGATCCGAGGTTTGAGAAGCCGAGGGAGTCAGAGTGTCCAAACTGCGGTGGTGCTGAGTTTACTGGTGAGAGTGATGTGATGGATACGTGGATGGACTCGTCGATCACATGCGCGGTACATGCAGGTTGGCCTGACAATGAAGAACATTTCAATAGGCTCTTCCCAGCAGATCTTCAGCCGAACGGCTTGGACATAATCAGAACATGGGATTACTATCTGATGGTCAAGCACCTAGCCCTCTTCGGGGAGGCTCCATACAAAACAGTCCTTGTGAACGGTATGGTCCGAGGGGCCGATGGAAGGATGATGCACAAGTCTTTCGGAAACTATGTGGAGGCCTTCGAGGCCATATCGAAGTATGGTGCAGACTCGATCAGGCAATGGGCTGCGGGAGGCGCAGCGACAGGCTACGACCTACAATTCAATTGGGGTGAGATCGAGTATGGCAAGAGATTCCTTACAAAACTCTGGAACGCCGCCAGATTCATACATTCAAACCTGATCGACTATGAGGATGGTGAAGTGCAGCTTGAACTCATCGACCGCTGGCTTATGAGTAAACTTCAGAAATTGACCTCAACAGTCACAGAGGCCTATGAGAGTTTCCAGTTCAACATGGCTCTGGAGGCTATCAGAGATTTCACATGGCACATACTCTGCGACCAGTATCTCGAAGCCGTCAAACATAGACTTTACAGGACCGGTTTGGAGTCGTCTAGGAGGAAGGCTGCCCAGTACACATTATACCATAGCCTCTTGAGGATAATTCAGCTTCTGGCACCGATATGTCCACATATATGCGAAGCCATATATCAGGTCCTACCGTTGAAGGAGAATTTGCCAAGAAGCATCCACCTAAATCCCTGGCCTCAGCCTGATTCTGAGCTCATCAGCGGGGAGGCTGAGAGTTGCGGCGACGCCATCTTAGCTGTGATCGCTGAGGTTAGACGAATCAAGTCTGAGAGACATATCTCCCTAAAACAGCCGATCGACCATCTCAAGATATATGTTGCAGATGAATTGTTTTCGGCGATGGAGGCTTCCCGCGAAGATATCGGTGAAGTTCTGCATTCAATGAAGGTTGAGGTTGAAATTTTAAGTACCGAAAGTTTTGGGAGGGAGGTTAAGGATCACCCAAATATCAGAGTCGATATCAAAATATGA
- a CDS encoding MBL fold metallo-hydrolase: MGEVELIFLGTGGGRYSMITQRRRTGGIRIIGSSNIQIDPGPGSIAYSNQLNLDPQKVEYLLISHCHPDHDNDAEVYIEAITQGGAKKRGILIAPKGVLNGNDTCEPRISSYHKGMLSQICEVSPGDIVDLGEVKVRALRAKHGDPDTIGFRLTLPWGEIGYTSDTEYFEGLGEQYRGVRLLIMCVLRPRGAPIKGHLCTDDAIKILEEARPESSIITGFGMRMIYSNPDVEAKAIEEASRIRTVAARDNMRIRLNTEPERKQRLLDTF; this comes from the coding sequence ATGGGTGAGGTTGAGCTTATATTCCTAGGGACAGGTGGTGGCCGTTACTCGATGATAACTCAGAGGAGGAGAACTGGTGGAATCAGAATTATAGGATCCTCCAACATACAGATCGATCCAGGTCCAGGCTCCATAGCTTATTCGAACCAGTTGAATCTCGACCCTCAGAAAGTTGAGTACCTACTCATATCTCACTGCCATCCAGACCATGACAATGATGCTGAGGTATATATTGAAGCCATAACCCAGGGTGGAGCGAAGAAGAGAGGTATCCTCATAGCTCCTAAAGGAGTTCTGAACGGAAATGATACTTGTGAGCCTAGAATATCGTCCTACCATAAGGGGATGCTAAGCCAAATTTGCGAGGTCTCCCCAGGCGACATCGTCGATCTGGGTGAGGTTAAGGTCAGAGCCTTGAGGGCTAAACATGGGGATCCGGACACAATCGGTTTCAGACTGACCCTGCCTTGGGGGGAGATCGGATACACCTCAGATACCGAGTACTTCGAGGGTTTAGGGGAACAGTATAGGGGGGTGAGGCTACTCATCATGTGTGTTCTGAGGCCGAGGGGCGCGCCTATAAAGGGTCACCTATGCACAGATGATGCTATCAAGATACTTGAAGAAGCAAGGCCTGAATCATCTATCATAACAGGATTCGGCATGAGGATGATATATTCAAACCCTGACGTTGAGGCTAAAGCCATTGAGGAAGCTTCAAGAATCAGAACAGTCGCGGCGAGAGACAACATGCGAATCAGACTCAATACAGAGCCTGAGAGGAAGCAGAGGCTTCTCGACACGTTCTAG
- a CDS encoding CPBP family intramembrane metalloprotease — protein sequence MCRVRVFIQVLEYIWRAVVVFLVSTYILSMILGMYFMLLHPEGYRFSLKSAENLPVGFAALFVFKIPTSIPFGLIFASTWIFYVLCFTLAWMDGISFHSSVRGVSNLNPISRDSNFLYTFPAVSSILLIAVTVIQNLQEVAGVSTGSIEFEDLYRGLFNLAYSPVFEEFMYRISPFAVYFIFRLALRGDVLKQMTLGRIIRISLRSILYPDHAKESLGWPSIIRDGFLRGISVGEWFLILSTSTVFGLAHYFSGSGWEIGKVSTSFLAGFIFFIMYLTFGFYAPVLLHWFFNYYFYIYIVAIKNYGGPFIFLGEVINILLEATGFTFGILILVVYVRRFFGRC from the coding sequence ATGTGTAGAGTAAGAGTCTTCATCCAAGTCTTGGAATACATTTGGCGTGCTGTGGTTGTTTTCTTAGTTTCAACCTATATTCTTTCAATGATCCTAGGGATGTACTTCATGCTACTCCATCCTGAGGGATACCGTTTCAGTTTGAAATCGGCAGAGAATCTTCCAGTAGGTTTCGCAGCCCTATTCGTTTTCAAGATACCTACCTCGATTCCTTTCGGCCTCATATTTGCCTCAACATGGATATTTTATGTTCTCTGTTTTACATTGGCTTGGATGGACGGCATCAGCTTCCACAGTTCCGTAAGGGGTGTGAGTAATCTGAACCCCATATCTAGAGACAGCAATTTCCTATATACTTTCCCCGCCGTTTCAAGCATACTCCTCATCGCGGTGACTGTTATACAGAACCTCCAAGAGGTTGCAGGTGTATCTACAGGTTCGATTGAGTTTGAAGACCTTTATAGGGGCCTCTTCAATCTCGCATACTCGCCGGTATTTGAGGAGTTCATGTACCGTATATCTCCCTTCGCAGTCTACTTTATTTTTAGACTGGCCTTGCGAGGAGATGTTCTGAAGCAAATGACGCTGGGAAGAATTATTAGAATCTCTCTGAGATCGATACTTTACCCTGACCATGCTAAGGAGTCTCTTGGTTGGCCGAGTATAATTAGAGATGGGTTCTTGAGAGGTATCAGTGTCGGAGAGTGGTTTCTGATTCTTTCAACTTCAACAGTCTTCGGTCTAGCTCATTACTTTTCAGGATCAGGTTGGGAGATCGGCAAGGTCTCGACGTCATTTTTGGCAGGCTTCATATTCTTCATTATGTATCTGACTTTCGGCTTCTATGCACCTGTCTTGCTACACTGGTTCTTTAACTACTATTTCTATATCTATATAGTCGCCATCAAAAATTACGGTGGACCATTTATATTTCTTGGTGAGGTCATAAACATATTATTGGAGGCCACTGGGTTTACATTCGGAATACTTATTCTGGTGGTGTATGTCCGTCGATTCTTTGGGAGATGTTAG
- a CDS encoding methionine adenosyltransferase: MLEIVLDELKQKPITEQRTEICERKGLGHPDTICDSIMDEVSRALSREYIKRFGAVLHHNIDKGLLVAGDVKVAFGGGKVLKPMLLVFGDRATFNVDSEDIPVEEITVKTAKEWIRSNLKHVDPDEHVRYQVELKPGSQALTDIFARRGKFLGANDTSAAVGFAPLTPTEEIVRDTEYYLNSREFKRSFPQTGEDVKVMGLRKDRNLNLTVGIAFIDKYIESEEAYFRVKREVHEEIGRYVESRVDFKVNVDLNTADVPGRGLGGVYLTVLGTSADGGDCGQVGRGNRVNGIIPLNRPTCSEAACGKNPVNHVGKIYNILTYKIAEEVYRKVPGLKEVYIWLLSQIGKPINEPKVVSAQIILEPNTSMKDVEAPVKETIQAELDDLETFCKNLTYGTLRLC; encoded by the coding sequence ATGCTTGAGATAGTCCTGGACGAGTTGAAACAGAAGCCGATAACTGAGCAACGTACTGAGATATGTGAGAGGAAAGGTTTAGGCCATCCGGATACTATATGCGACTCCATAATGGATGAGGTATCCAGAGCCCTGAGCAGGGAGTATATCAAGAGATTCGGCGCTGTTCTGCATCACAATATTGACAAGGGGCTGCTTGTTGCGGGAGACGTGAAAGTTGCTTTTGGAGGTGGGAAAGTCTTGAAGCCTATGCTGCTCGTTTTCGGGGATAGGGCAACATTCAACGTAGACTCTGAGGATATACCTGTAGAGGAGATCACAGTTAAGACAGCGAAGGAGTGGATAAGGAGTAACCTGAAACATGTTGATCCGGATGAACATGTAAGATATCAGGTTGAGTTGAAGCCGGGATCCCAAGCCTTAACCGACATATTTGCAAGGAGGGGAAAGTTTCTGGGTGCAAATGACACGTCAGCCGCAGTCGGCTTCGCTCCCTTAACACCTACAGAGGAGATTGTGAGGGATACGGAGTACTATTTGAACAGTCGTGAATTCAAGAGGTCCTTCCCCCAGACAGGTGAGGATGTGAAAGTCATGGGTTTGAGGAAGGATAGGAACCTAAACCTCACTGTTGGAATAGCATTCATAGACAAGTATATTGAAAGTGAGGAGGCTTATTTCAGGGTTAAGAGGGAGGTTCATGAGGAGATAGGGAGGTATGTAGAATCTAGGGTTGACTTCAAGGTTAATGTGGACTTGAACACGGCAGATGTGCCTGGTAGGGGTCTGGGAGGCGTGTATCTGACTGTTCTCGGAACATCGGCTGACGGCGGTGACTGCGGGCAAGTCGGCAGGGGTAACAGGGTCAATGGCATCATTCCTCTGAATAGGCCTACATGTTCGGAGGCTGCCTGCGGTAAGAATCCAGTCAACCATGTAGGTAAAATCTACAATATCTTAACCTACAAGATCGCCGAAGAGGTTTACCGTAAAGTTCCAGGCTTGAAGGAAGTATATATATGGTTGCTCAGCCAGATAGGGAAGCCGATAAACGAGCCTAAAGTGGTCTCAGCCCAAATCATACTCGAACCTAACACTTCAATGAAGGATGTTGAAGCGCCTGTAAAGGAGACTATTCAGGCGGAACTCGACGATCTAGAAACCTTCTGTAAGAACCTGACCTATGGAACATTGAGGCTATGTTGA
- a CDS encoding C_GCAxxG_C_C family protein gives MRQAYELGFNFERSYGSCPQCVFAAVSEVMKIGDPKIFKAIDPLAGGYARCGDGTCGALSGGAAAIGSKYGREEFNDPGEREKCMVLTMKLHDKFISEYGSILCKDIQKKIMGRSFNLWDPKDREAFEKAGGHTDKCPDVVGKAAKWTVEILYDAVSE, from the coding sequence ATGAGGCAGGCCTATGAGTTGGGATTCAACTTTGAGAGGAGCTACGGTAGCTGTCCACAATGTGTCTTCGCAGCAGTCAGCGAAGTGATGAAGATCGGTGATCCGAAGATTTTCAAGGCAATAGATCCCCTTGCGGGTGGTTACGCCAGGTGTGGGGATGGAACTTGTGGAGCCCTCTCGGGTGGCGCAGCAGCCATAGGATCCAAATATGGACGTGAAGAATTCAATGACCCTGGGGAGAGGGAGAAATGTATGGTGCTGACCATGAAGTTACATGACAAGTTCATCAGCGAGTATGGGAGCATATTGTGTAAGGATATTCAGAAGAAGATTATGGGGAGGTCGTTCAACCTCTGGGATCCAAAGGATCGTGAGGCTTTTGAGAAGGCTGGAGGCCACACGGATAAGTGTCCAGATGTTGTTGGGAAGGCCGCCAAGTGGACGGTCGAGATATTATATGACGCAGTCTCTGAATGA
- a CDS encoding alcohol dehydrogenase catalytic domain-containing protein produces MKAARFYEVGKPLKIEDVDIPRISDSEVLVRVRSCGICHTDLHFIDEGLIKPGKVPQIMGHEAAGDVVEVGERVKDVKVGDRVLIHFYFSCGECYYCRRGRESLCVSPEFQHFGFTTDGGYAEYAKAPARSIIKLPSQLPYDAGILVDAGSTAYHAVREIGKVRLGDFVVIIGSGGVGLCTLQMAKLSGATVMAVDIRSDKLDAAKSLGADHVSNPTVDNLYEKVMRLTEGRGADVIFEFVGSSETMSRAVDILAKGGRLVFIGYSKDDLTINPRRLVTGELQIVGSRASSRYETVEVVNLVRDGRFKLDPLITHRVSLDDVNKGLDLVRRGESIRVVVRP; encoded by the coding sequence TTGAAGGCTGCGAGGTTCTATGAGGTTGGTAAACCCCTCAAGATTGAGGATGTTGATATTCCACGAATATCAGACTCTGAGGTTCTAGTCAGGGTCAGGTCCTGCGGAATATGCCACACCGACCTACACTTCATAGATGAAGGATTGATCAAGCCTGGGAAGGTACCTCAGATTATGGGGCATGAGGCTGCTGGTGATGTCGTCGAGGTTGGAGAGAGGGTTAAAGATGTGAAGGTTGGCGATAGGGTTCTCATCCATTTCTACTTCAGCTGCGGTGAATGTTACTATTGTCGGAGGGGTAGGGAGAGCCTATGTGTAAGCCCAGAATTTCAACACTTCGGCTTCACAACAGACGGTGGATACGCAGAATATGCGAAGGCCCCAGCCAGAAGTATTATTAAACTTCCTAGCCAGTTGCCTTATGATGCTGGGATACTTGTGGATGCAGGGTCAACAGCCTACCATGCCGTAAGGGAGATTGGAAAGGTCAGGCTCGGAGACTTTGTTGTCATAATCGGCTCCGGCGGGGTCGGCCTCTGTACTCTTCAAATGGCTAAACTCAGCGGAGCCACAGTGATGGCTGTCGATATTCGCAGTGACAAGCTGGATGCAGCGAAATCTTTGGGTGCAGATCACGTGTCGAACCCAACAGTCGACAATCTGTATGAGAAGGTGATGAGATTGACTGAGGGCAGGGGTGCTGACGTCATCTTTGAGTTTGTAGGTTCAAGTGAGACGATGAGTAGGGCCGTCGATATTCTGGCAAAGGGCGGGAGACTCGTATTCATAGGATACTCCAAGGATGACCTAACCATAAATCCTAGAAGACTGGTCACTGGGGAACTTCAGATAGTCGGCTCACGCGCAAGCTCAAGATATGAGACTGTTGAAGTTGTAAATCTTGTGAGAGATGGAAGGTTCAAACTCGACCCCTTGATAACTCATAGAGTGTCTTTGGATGATGTGAATAAGGGTCTGGACTTGGTCAGAAGAGGTGAATCTATCAGGGTAGTTGTCAGGCCCTGA
- a CDS encoding zinc ribbon domain-containing protein has translation MGLALIILLSLLLTNMPLTPAHSAIAPTVEVSTDRSTYSIGDRVVIGVWVSEEASVTIRVFTPAGTVTYNVGTVSYGYWYTFTATGLTSVPGTCTVQASASFPGWGGATYTASTIFYVQGPPFDFSLSLSPTSKTVEQGGTASFQILVTYSSPVYSGVTITVDVSGLGQGMKWRLGTSDDLYISTSTDTPPQAYTITVIGNARGITRQATAILTVVPRFDFSITVNPSVQTVNIGDKASYTVTVNLLSGTPAEVSLNASGLPADLKYAFSPQTGTPTFTSILTIDASGASTEANYTLTISASSKGFSKVVTATLSVKREDFMITCPVNRTSVRKGQNATLTFDLKPLGRFDETVVLTVSGIPEGATPILTVPSGKPPFTSQLIVKTGSSVKVGEYTVVVKASGKGKTHSSTVALRIDKMASSLEISVGQGWLGILLEEFEISGIMKPPVEGSEVDLIYHGPGEKTVTRKTRVDREGRFKDLYSPDELGNWTVRAMWLGNDDVEGSSSNRVTFQKTSILPAPLSNKMILVVAAALAVISAVATFVHRRRRIPRVPHIEPQLLVCPKCGARVGAEDLFCSSCGEIVRKPQPTA, from the coding sequence ATGGGTTTAGCGCTTATCATACTTCTTTCTCTCCTCCTCACTAACATGCCTCTCACACCTGCACATTCTGCGATTGCACCTACGGTTGAGGTCTCTACGGACCGTTCGACCTACAGTATAGGTGACCGAGTAGTTATAGGTGTATGGGTCTCCGAGGAGGCTTCAGTAACAATACGTGTATTCACACCAGCAGGGACTGTGACTTACAATGTAGGAACCGTAAGTTACGGTTACTGGTACACATTCACTGCGACTGGTTTAACCTCAGTTCCCGGAACCTGCACTGTACAGGCCTCAGCTTCATTTCCAGGTTGGGGAGGAGCCACTTATACGGCGTCAACGATATTCTATGTTCAGGGCCCACCATTCGACTTTTCATTATCACTGTCGCCAACATCCAAGACCGTCGAGCAGGGCGGAACAGCGAGCTTCCAAATACTGGTCACATACAGTAGCCCCGTCTACAGCGGTGTGACCATCACCGTTGATGTTTCGGGTCTGGGTCAAGGTATGAAGTGGCGTCTGGGCACCAGCGATGATCTTTACATCTCAACCTCAACAGATACACCTCCACAAGCCTACACGATAACAGTCATAGGCAATGCGCGTGGCATCACACGGCAGGCAACAGCAATTCTTACAGTGGTTCCAAGATTCGACTTCTCCATAACAGTAAATCCTTCAGTCCAGACTGTGAATATTGGAGATAAAGCCTCCTACACAGTCACAGTCAATCTCCTGAGTGGGACCCCAGCGGAAGTCTCACTCAATGCTTCAGGTCTCCCAGCCGATTTGAAATATGCTTTTTCACCCCAGACTGGAACGCCAACATTCACATCGATACTTACAATAGATGCTTCCGGAGCCTCGACTGAGGCCAATTACACACTCACCATCTCAGCCTCAAGCAAGGGATTTTCAAAAGTCGTTACAGCTACGCTATCAGTTAAGAGGGAGGACTTCATGATAACTTGTCCAGTGAACAGAACCTCTGTCAGGAAAGGACAGAATGCAACTCTAACCTTTGATTTGAAGCCTCTGGGAAGATTTGATGAGACAGTAGTTTTGACCGTCTCAGGCATACCGGAAGGAGCCACGCCGATTTTAACCGTTCCATCGGGTAAACCCCCATTTACGTCCCAACTCATTGTTAAGACCGGATCTTCTGTGAAGGTCGGTGAGTACACTGTTGTAGTGAAAGCCTCTGGAAAGGGTAAGACCCACTCTTCAACGGTTGCCTTGAGAATCGATAAGATGGCCAGTAGTCTGGAAATCTCTGTAGGTCAAGGTTGGCTTGGAATATTGCTTGAAGAATTTGAAATATCAGGAATTATGAAGCCCCCTGTTGAAGGTTCAGAGGTAGACCTTATTTATCACGGGCCAGGCGAGAAGACCGTTACGAGAAAGACTAGAGTTGATCGTGAAGGGCGGTTCAAAGACTTATATTCGCCAGATGAACTTGGCAACTGGACTGTGAGGGCGATGTGGCTTGGAAACGATGATGTCGAAGGCTCCTCCAGCAATAGGGTTACATTTCAGAAGACTAGCATCCTCCCAGCACCTCTGTCGAACAAGATGATCCTAGTAGTCGCCGCAGCACTCGCTGTCATATCTGCAGTTGCAACGTTCGTCCATAGACGTAGGCGCATCCCTAGAGTTCCTCATATTGAGCCTCAACTACTCGTTTGTCCTAAATGCGGTGCAAGAGTTGGGGCGGAAGACCTCTTCTGTTCGAGTTGCGGGGAGATAGTGAGAAAGCCTCAGCCAACAGCCTGA
- a CDS encoding formate--phosphoribosylaminoimidazolecarboxamide ligase family protein, with amino-acid sequence MIGRDDVARALSKYDLGNLRIGTIGSHSALDICDGAKDEGFETVTLCQRGREKTYLRYRRIIDKVLILDKFSDMAREDVQEELRVLNVIFIANRSFSTYVGYDNIENKFLVPIFGNRRMLRSEERDAPRNQMYLLDKAGIRTPKKFRGPEEIDRLAIVKVPEAARKIERAFFYAANPDDFRVQADLRVSKGIVSLEDLRKATIEEFVVGARFNFNYFWSPIHDRLEFLGVDRRIQTDLDGVLSLPAREQLELKMVTQNIEVGHEGATLRESIVDKVYEIGEKFVRVCRDEYPPGIIGPFALQGAITKDLEICIFDVSPRVPGSPIISTTSPYTKWFFGEPMSTGRRIALEIKAARDLGRIGEVVT; translated from the coding sequence TTGATAGGAAGAGATGATGTGGCGAGAGCGCTATCAAAATATGACCTAGGGAATCTAAGGATCGGTACTATAGGAAGCCACTCGGCTCTAGACATATGCGACGGCGCCAAGGATGAAGGGTTCGAAACGGTGACCTTATGCCAGAGAGGCCGAGAAAAAACATACCTGAGATACAGGAGGATAATAGATAAAGTACTCATTCTGGACAAGTTTTCAGACATGGCCCGCGAGGATGTGCAGGAGGAGTTGAGGGTACTCAATGTCATATTCATCGCCAACAGGTCATTCTCAACCTATGTCGGATACGACAATATTGAGAACAAGTTTCTCGTCCCAATATTTGGCAATAGAAGGATGTTGAGATCTGAGGAGAGGGATGCGCCTAGGAATCAGATGTACCTCCTAGATAAGGCTGGAATAAGAACCCCTAAAAAGTTTAGGGGTCCGGAAGAAATAGATCGACTAGCCATAGTCAAGGTTCCTGAGGCTGCTAGAAAGATTGAGAGAGCATTCTTCTACGCGGCTAATCCAGATGACTTCAGGGTCCAAGCCGATTTAAGGGTTAGTAAAGGCATAGTATCACTTGAAGACTTGAGGAAAGCTACTATCGAAGAATTTGTTGTAGGCGCCAGATTCAACTTTAACTATTTCTGGTCCCCCATCCATGACAGACTGGAGTTCTTAGGAGTTGACAGAAGGATACAGACAGACCTCGACGGAGTCCTCTCACTCCCTGCGAGAGAGCAGCTGGAGTTGAAAATGGTCACTCAGAATATTGAGGTAGGCCATGAAGGGGCTACTCTGAGAGAGTCTATCGTCGACAAGGTTTACGAGATCGGTGAGAAATTCGTTAGAGTATGCAGAGATGAATATCCGCCGGGAATAATTGGTCCATTCGCCTTGCAGGGAGCGATAACGAAAGACTTGGAGATATGTATATTCGATGTCAGCCCAAGGGTTCCAGGCTCACCTATAATATCTACCACGAGTCCATACACGAAATGGTTCTTCGGCGAACCTATGAGCACAGGTAGAAGGATAGCCCTCGAGATCAAGGCAGCCAGGGATCTTGGAAGAATCGGTGAAGTTGTGACTTGA